The segment TGCTAATTTAGCTGATCTTTTTGTTGTTGTTTTAGATGCTCGTTGCCCAATTAGTTCATATAATGAAGATTTTGATGCAATTCAACCACAAAAACCTCGACTCTTTATCATTACCAAAAGTGATTTAATGGATAAAAGTAAAAAAGACCAAATTGCTAAGCGTTTTGGTAATGAAAACTTGCTTTGACTTGATCTTAGACAGCAAAGTTCTAAGAAAATCATTTTAAATAAAATTAAGCAAATTCTTAAAGAGAAAATTGCAAGAGATAAGGCTAAAGGTATGCTTGTAAGCAGGCTTAAATCATTTGTGGTGGGAATTCCTAACTGCGGAAAAAGCACCTTAATTAATCTTGTTTCTTCAAAATCAAGATTAAAAGTAGCTGATATGCCTGGAGTAACCAGGGTTAAGCAATGAGTAATGGATGGTGAGTTTTGATTTTTAGATACCCCTGGTATTTTGCTTCCTAAATTTGACGATCAAGAAAATGCAATCAAACTTCTTGCAATTGGTTCAATTAAAAATGACATTTTCCCACTTGAATTTGTGGCAATTCAACTTTGAGCACTTGTTTCAAAATACTACCCAGAAAAACTTGCTGATTTAGGTATGACGTCATCAGAAGATACTGTGCAAATTTATGGACTTTTTCATGAATATGCAGAAAAATTTGGATTTTTAAAAGAAAAAGGAAAAGTTGATTTGCAAAAAGCACAAATCAACTTTATCAATTGAGTAAAAGGATTAAAAGGAGTTACATACGATTAAAATTAGCAATTTAATTAGTTTTTTGCTAATTTTATGCTAAAATTATATTACTATGAAAAATAAGAGAGATTATTATGAAGTTTTAGGCGTTAGTAAAACTGCAACTGAAGCTGAAATTAAAAAGGCATACCGTAAGTTAGCTATGAAGTATCACCCTGATAAAACAGATGATCCAAAAGCTACTGAAATTATGCAAGAAATTAATGAAGCTTACGAAGTTTTATCTAATGCAGATAAAAGAAGAATGTATGACCAGTATGGGCACGATGGAATGAATGCACAAGCTGGTGGATTCGGTGGTTTTGAAGGATTTGAAGGGTTCTCAGGAGATTTTAGTGATATTTTCGAAAATATCTTCTCAGGATTTGGTGGTTTTTCATCAAGAAGAAACCACAATCCAAATGCTCCAAAACGTGGTGATGATATTAAAACTACAATCACTATTTCATTTTTAGAATCAATTCACGGGATGGTGAAAAAAGAAGAATACCCTAAATATGAAACTTGTCCAGATTGTAATGGTACAGGAGCAGAAACTCCTAGCGATATTCAGCAATGTAGTGATTGTCATGGATCAGGATATGTAGAGAAAATTCAACGTGGGATTTTTGGTGCTCAAAGAGTGCATACAACTTGTTCTAAATGTTCTGGAAAAGGTAAAATTATCACAAAAGTATGTAAAAAATGTAAAGGAAATTGTAACGTTAAAGTTATTAAACCTGTCACAATCCCTATTTCAGAAGGGACAACAGATGGGACAATGTTAAAACTTTTAGGTTATGGAAATCCAGGTCAAAATGGTGGGCCATCTGGTGATTTATACATAGAAATTCGTGTAAAACCACATCCATTTTTCAAAAGACATAACCATGATATTTACTTAGATTTCCCAGTATCATTTGCTGATATTTTATTAGAAAAAACAATTATTGTTCCAACTCCTTATGGTGATCAACAAATTAAACTTAAAAAATCTTACTTAGATTCTAAAGTTGTTAAAGTAGCTGGTAAGGGAGTTAAAAACAAATATGGAACCGGTGATTTAAAACTTAACTTAAGAATTATCATTCCTGATTATGGTAAAAAAGATAGAAAGAAAATTACAGAAGTTTTAGAAACTATCCAGGATGATACTAATGAAAATTTTGTAAAAGAAGTTAATAAGGCAAAATAAGATCAAGTTAATTCTTGATTTTTATTTTGCACCTAACTTTAAGCTTTTATATAATTAATACTAATATGAAACTTACAGAAAAATATATCCAGGTTTATAACACTGATTCATCATTAATCCATTATACAAACGCTATTTCAAAAGTAGGTCTTTTAGATGCTGAAAACAAAGTTTTAAAGATGCTTAAATTACCTAAAGCCCTGAGTTTCCAAGTTGATACACTATAAAAAACGAATACATCTATAAATAAGGTGTATTCGTTTTTTATATTTAAAATTACACACATAGAATTAACTCATACATGCGATAAAA is part of the Mycoplasmopsis gallinacea genome and harbors:
- the ylqF gene encoding ribosome biogenesis GTPase YlqF → MNQNKINEEFNNLIQWFPGHMSKAMKDIKESANLADLFVVVLDARCPISSYNEDFDAIQPQKPRLFIITKSDLMDKSKKDQIAKRFGNENLLWLDLRQQSSKKIILNKIKQILKEKIARDKAKGMLVSRLKSFVVGIPNCGKSTLINLVSSKSRLKVADMPGVTRVKQWVMDGEFWFLDTPGILLPKFDDQENAIKLLAIGSIKNDIFPLEFVAIQLWALVSKYYPEKLADLGMTSSEDTVQIYGLFHEYAEKFGFLKEKGKVDLQKAQINFINWVKGLKGVTYD
- the dnaJ gene encoding molecular chaperone DnaJ, whose translation is MKNKRDYYEVLGVSKTATEAEIKKAYRKLAMKYHPDKTDDPKATEIMQEINEAYEVLSNADKRRMYDQYGHDGMNAQAGGFGGFEGFEGFSGDFSDIFENIFSGFGGFSSRRNHNPNAPKRGDDIKTTITISFLESIHGMVKKEEYPKYETCPDCNGTGAETPSDIQQCSDCHGSGYVEKIQRGIFGAQRVHTTCSKCSGKGKIITKVCKKCKGNCNVKVIKPVTIPISEGTTDGTMLKLLGYGNPGQNGGPSGDLYIEIRVKPHPFFKRHNHDIYLDFPVSFADILLEKTIIVPTPYGDQQIKLKKSYLDSKVVKVAGKGVKNKYGTGDLKLNLRIIIPDYGKKDRKKITEVLETIQDDTNENFVKEVNKAK